Within Xanthomonas oryzae pv. oryzae, the genomic segment TGCACTGTTGATGGGCGCCGGTGGCGACCAATGGATTGCAGATGTGCTGTATCGGGTGGAAGGCGGCCACTGGCTGCTCAAGGACCATTGGTTCACCAGTGGCGTGATCCACCGCGTTGGTAAATGGTTGAGCACGGCTGCCGGCGTCGGCGTGCTGGTCCTGGCCATTGTCGCCTGGTGCAGGCCACGCCTGAAGGTGCTGCGCTGGCCGCTGACCTACCTGGCCGCATCGGTCGCACTGTCGACCTCGCTGGTGTCGATGCTCAAGTCGTGGACGGCGATGGATTGCCCGTGGGACCTGAGCCGCTACGGCGGTACGCAAGCGATGATCGGTCTGTTTGAATCGCGTCACGGTATTGCCGCCTCCGGTTGCTTTCCCGCCGGTCATGCCAGTGCCGGCTATGCGTGGGTGGCGCTGTATTTTTGCGCGCTCGCGCTCCGTCCTGCATGGCGGTTTGCAGGTTTGTTCATAGGGTTGGCCGCAGGTCTCATTTTCGGTGTTGCACAACAACTGCGCGGCGCGCATTTTCTCTCGCACGACCTGTGGTCGTTGGCAGTGTGTTGGGTGAGCGCACTTGCACTGTACTGCGTGATGCTGCAACGGCCGCGTCGCGTACTTGGCTTGATGTTGCTAACGGGGAACGCAGCATGAGTACCTGGTTACCGGAACCGCGCAGGCGCAGTGGCCTGCGGGCGCTGACGTGGAGTACGCGGCCGACAGTGTCGACCGAAGCGCTGGTACTGCTGTCGAGTTTATTTTTTGCATTCGTCTGCAATCAGCTCTTCTGGCGCACGGCCATGGCCACGCATCCGGGCAGCATTGGATTTGGCATCTCGTTGATGGCGTTGCTGGTGGCCGTGCATGCGCTGCTGTTGGGCATCGTGGTGTGGCGCTGGAATGCAAAGCCGCTGCTGACGCTGTTGCTGTTTACCACCGCCCTGGCCGCGCACTACATGGACAGCTACAACGTCTATCTGGATGCGGACATGCTGCGCAACGTGCTGCATACCGATCACAAGGAATCGCGTGAGCTGCTCACGCCGGGCCTGATCCTGCCGCTGCTGTGCTACTTCCTGATCCCGAGCGCGCTGCTATGGCGCACGCGTCTGCGCGCGCGCAGCGTGGGCAAGGCGTTCCTAGTGCGGGCAGGTTTTCTGCTGGTCGTGGCGCTGGTAGGTGCTGCGGGCACCATGCTGTCATCGCAGGATATTTCCGCATTGATGCGCAACCATCGCGAAGTGCGCTACCTGGCCACGCCGATCAATTACATCGTGGCACTGCGGCAGAATCTCAAATCCGATTCGCCGATGAAGCGCGCGCCCAAGCAGCCGATCGAACACGACGCCACGGCCACTCCGCGTGCGCCGGGCAGCCGCCCGCGTCTGTTGCTGGTGGTGCTGGGTGAAACCGCACGCGCGCAGAACTGGGGCCTCAACGGCTATGCCCGCCAGACCACGCCGGAGCTGGCGCAGACCGGGGTGATCAACTTCCCGGACATGCATTCGTGCGGCACCAGCACCGAGGTCTCGGTGCCCTGCATGTTCTCGCCGTACGGGCGTCGCGATTACAACGAGGACATGATTCGCGGCCATCAGTCGTTCCTGCACGTGCTGGAACACGCCGGTATTTCGACGCTATGGCGCGACAACCAGTCCGGCTGCAAGGGCGTGTGCGACGGGTTGGAGCTCCAGACGCTGGACGATGCGACCACACCGGGTCTGTGCGCCGATGGCCGCTGCATGGACGAGATTTTGCTGAGCGACCTGGCCGCGCAGGTGCGCGCCAAGCCTGGCGACCGCGTGGTGGTGCTGCATCAACTGGGTAGCCACGGGCCGAGTTACTTCGAACGTTACCCGGCGCAGTTCGAACGCTTCAAGCCCGTCTGCAAGACCGCAGATCTGGGCAGCTGCAGCCGCCAGGACATCGTCAACGCCTACGACAATTCGCTCCTGTACACCGACCATTTCCTCAATCAGGCCATCTACACCCTGCGCGGTCTGCAGGACTACGACACAGCGATGATCTATCTCTCCGATCACGGCGAATCGCTCGGCGAAAAAGGCCTGTATCTGCATGGCGTGCCGTATGCCATTGCGCCCAAGGAGCAGACCCATGTGCCGATGGTGATGTGGTTCTCGCCGGAGTTCGCGCGCGATCGCGGCCTGGATGAAGCCTGCCTGCGCCATCGTGCAGGGCAATACACCGATCAGGACGCGCTTTTCTCGTCGGTACTGGGGTTGATGCAGGTCAAGACCAGCGTCTACGCGTCCGAGCGCGATCTGTTCGCCAAGTGCACAGGCACGACGACGCTGCGCTGATCGGCAGCGCCTGCAGCTAGACCGCCACAGTGGATGCGTGGCGGGTGCTGCCCCTTGCCCTGAAACCCGGTGCGCTCTAGCCTTCGCCGGACTTCACTGCAAGGACCACCCGTGAATCCTCGTTTGCTGTTGCTGGCGTTGGCTGTGGCTGTCGGCACCCTGAGCTTGTCGGCCTGCCGCCGGGATGCGGCACCGCCGGCCAAACCCGTCGCGACCAAGACCGCGCCGGCGGAGAGCGCCGACCAGTTCGTTGCGCGCATCAGCGCCCAATACAAGGCGGCCTATCCGGAAACCACCGCCGCGCAGTGGCTGTCGTCGACCTATATCAACGGCGATTCGCAATTGCTCGCGGCCAAGGCCAACGAGCGCTCGCTGGCGCAGCTGGATCGCTGGATCGAACAATCCAGGCAGTACGCCGGCACACCGATGTCAGCCGACAGCGCGCGCGCGCTGCAGTTGCTGAAATTGATGAGCGCCCTGCCCGCACCGCGCGATGCGGCCAAACTCGCCGAACTCACCCGCATCGCCGCCAAGATGGAAGGCGACTACGGCGCCGGCAGTTACTGCGTGGGCGAAGGCGAACAGCGCCGCTGCCGCCAGCTCGGCGAACTGGAACAAGTATTGGCCAGCAGCCGCGACTACAACGAACAACTCGACGCCTGGCAGGGCTGGCACAGCACCGCACGGCCGATGCGCAAGGATTACCAACGCTTCGTCGAGCTCGCCAACGAAGGCGCGCGCGGATTCGGCTTCGCCGACGTCGGGGTGTTGTGGCGCAGTGGCTACGACATGCCGCCGGCGCAACTGGCCAGCGAAACCGACCGCCTGTGGGAACAGGTCAAACCGCTGTACGTGCAGTTGCAGTGCTATGCGCGCGGCAAACTCGATACGCAATACGGCAAGGACAAGGGCGAGGTGCCTGGCGGTCTGCTGCCTGCACATCTGATGGGCAATATGTGGCAGCAGGACTGGAGCAATCTGTGGGATCTGCTGCAGCCCTACCCCGGGGCCGGCGATCTGGACATTACCTCCGCGCTGGAAAAACAGTACCAGGGCAACCTCACCGCAGTGCTGGCACGCAACACCGGTGGCGTTGGTGGCGCGACCGCACGCTTCAACGCCGAGCACGAAGCGCAGCTGCGCACCGCCAAGCAGATGACCGAGCGCGCGCAGGAGTTCTACACATCGCTGGGCATGCCCAAGCTGCCGGACACCTATTGGCAGCGCTCGCAGTTCATCAAGCCGCTGGACCGCGATGTGGTGTGCCACGCCAGCGCCTGGGATATGAACATGGGTGGCGAGGCGAACCAGAACATCGGCGCGGACGTGCGCACCAAGATGTGCATCCAACCGACCGAAGAAGACTTCACCACCATCTACCACGAGCTCGGCCACCTCTATTACGACCTGGCCTACAAGCCCTTGCCGCCGCTGTTTCAGAACGGCGCCAACGATGGGTTTCACGAGGCGATCGGCGACACCATCGTGCTGGCGATGACGCCCAAGTACCTGCAGTCGATCGGCATGGTGGGCGAGCAACGGACCGGCCGCGAGGCGTTGATCAATTGGCAGATGCGCATGGCGCTGAGCAAGGTGGCGTTCCTGCCGTTCGGTTTGATGATCGACCGCTGGCGCTGGGGCGTGTTCGATGGCTCCATCACGCCCGAGCATTACAACCAGGCCTGGTGGGAACTGAAAGCAAAGTACCAGGGCGTGGCGCCGGTGAGCGCGCGCGGCGAAGACTTCTTCGACCCTGGCGCCAAGTACCACGTGCCGGGCAACACGCCGTACACGCGCTATTTTCTGGCGCATATCCTGCAATTCCAGTTCTACAAAAGCCTGTGCCAGGCCGCTGGCCATCAGGGCCCGCTTTACGAATGCAGCTTCTACCGCAACAAGGATGCCGGGCAGAAGTTCTGGTCGATGCTGCAACGTGGTTCCAGCCAACCCTGGCAAACCACACTGAAGGAACTCACCGGCAACGACAAACTCGATGCCGGCCCGATGCTGGAATATTTCGCGCCAATGAGCGAATGGCTGAAGCAGCAGAATCAGGGGCAGATGTGTGGGTGGCAGGCAGCGGCTGCCGCTCCAGCTAGCACGACAACTGCGCCTGCTGCGCCGCGCTGACACACGGTGCTCACCGTTATGTCACTGCCGGCTCGCGCAACAACATAACCTGTTGTCGCTCAACGCACTTCTGCAACAAGCTCAATTGAGCTTGGCGCCCCCCTGCAACCGTTCGCTCAATTTGGTCTTGAATTGCTCGAACTCCATGCCGTCGGCACGGGCTTCGGCGTGGGCGGCGTCCTTGAGGGCGTCCGAGTAAGTCAGCCGCACCGGCGTGCCCTGGCGCTCGTGCAACTCGGCGGCGCGCATGATCAGCGCAAGCACCTGGGCGGCGCTGGTGCTTTCGCCGGCAATGCGGCCATCCATGCCCAGCACCCATTCGCCGTCGCGGCGGACGATGCCAGCCAATAGCGTACGTTGCTGGTCGCGGAGTTCGGCATGCGGTTCGATCGGAGAGACCGGCGCGGGATTGGCAGCGGCTTGGTTGCGCTGGCGCTCGGCGGCGCGCTTGCGGGCATCACGGCGCAACTTGGAATCGGTGGACATGCAGGCTCCTGTGAGGTCAGAGGTGGTCGGCCGGCTCCAAAGGCACTGCCTTGGTGGCCTGGCGGTGCCGTAACCGGCGGCCGCTGCGGCGTTCCCAACGCAAGAATAGCCAGCCCAGCAAGAAAAAACCGGTCATGCCGATCGCCAGGTCCCGTGGGTGTTCACTCAGCAGCGGCGACAGCACCCCGGCCACCACCGTATTGGTCATCAACTGGGTGAAGGCCTGCAGCAAGGAGGCCAGGCCGCGCTGCTGCGGGTACATGTCCGCCAGCGCCAGGATCGGGAAGATCAGCGCCATGCCGAGGCCCGTCAGGAAGATCGCCAGCACTGCCCACGGCAAGGCGATCTGCGCTACAGCAAAGGTGTAGGCCAGATCGACCAGCGCCGCCACCCCGCAGCAGATGGAGCCGATGCGGATCTGCCGCATCGGCTCCATGCACCCGGACAAGAACGCACCCAGGGTCATGCCGCCGATGGCAGGAATGCATCGCCAGGCGAAGTCGCCTTCGCCCAGCTTCAGATGCTGCATGAATGGTTGCGACCAGCAGCACCAGGCCGAACACCACCAGAAAACGGAAGATCAACGGCCAGCCGGCGCCACTGAGCAGGATCCAGCCGCCGATGATCGGCGCGATGGCTGGTGCAATGCCGAAAATCATCGACACATGGCGCATCAGCCGCTGCGCATCCGGTCCATTGAACAGGTCGCGGATCATCGCCCGCCCGACGATCATACCCACGCCAGCCGACAGGCCCTGCAGCGCGCGGAACGCCAGCAACCTGGGCAAGTCTTGCGACAGCGCACACCCGATCGAGCCAGCGATGAACAACGCCAGCCCGCCCAGGATCATCCGCTCGGCCCCACGCATCGGAGAGCGGCCCATGCGCGATGCTCATCAGGCCGTAGGCCAGCAGATAGACGCTGATTGTCTGCTGGATCGCCACCTGGTCCACCACCAGGCTGCGGCTGAGCTGCGAGAACGCCGGGAAGATGGGGTCGATCGAAAACGGGCCGAACATCGCCAGCCAGGCAAACAGCAGCGCCATGCGACGGATGGCAGGAAGCAGCAGACGTCATGCGCAACGGCACCCGGAGGGCTGCCAACGCGCAGGCACCGACAGCGGCGCAGGCCAACGACCGCTGCGGCGCGCGCGGGCAGCGGAGGTGGACACTTCACGCCAATGGCCACCGGGTGCGCCCGCGATGTGGATCGGGTGCGCGGCATGCAGAACGCCAGCCGCTGTCGCGCCCGCTGCGTTTCAGTGCATCATCGTCCCGACCAGCCGAGCCCGCGCGCGTGCAGGCAGCGACGAGGCCCGCAGTGCCAAGCGCCACACCGATCAGTCGGCAGCGGCGGCGGAGTGCTCCTGCAGGCGCTGCCATGCGGCGATGGGCTGATCGCTCGTCACCCGTCCCCGTTCCAGGGTGATGACCCGCGCGGCCATGCTGACCGTTTCGCGCCGATGCGCCACGATGATCCGGGTCACCTGCATCGCCTGGATGGCGTGATTGACGCGGTGCTCATTGAT encodes:
- a CDS encoding M2 family metallopeptidase, with the protein product MNPRLLLLALAVAVGTLSLSACRRDAAPPAKPVATKTAPAESADQFVARISAQYKAAYPETTAAQWLSSTYINGDSQLLAAKANERSLAQLDRWIEQSRQYAGTPMSADSARALQLLKLMSALPAPRDAAKLAELTRIAAKMEGDYGAGSYCVGEGEQRRCRQLGELEQVLASSRDYNEQLDAWQGWHSTARPMRKDYQRFVELANEGARGFGFADVGVLWRSGYDMPPAQLASETDRLWEQVKPLYVQLQCYARGKLDTQYGKDKGEVPGGLLPAHLMGNMWQQDWSNLWDLLQPYPGAGDLDITSALEKQYQGNLTAVLARNTGGVGGATARFNAEHEAQLRTAKQMTERAQEFYTSLGMPKLPDTYWQRSQFIKPLDRDVVCHASAWDMNMGGEANQNIGADVRTKMCIQPTEEDFTTIYHELGHLYYDLAYKPLPPLFQNGANDGFHEAIGDTIVLAMTPKYLQSIGMVGEQRTGREALINWQMRMALSKVAFLPFGLMIDRWRWGVFDGSITPEHYNQAWWELKAKYQGVAPVSARGEDFFDPGAKYHVPGNTPYTRYFLAHILQFQFYKSLCQAAGHQGPLYECSFYRNKDAGQKFWSMLQRGSSQPWQTTLKELTGNDKLDAGPMLEYFAPMSEWLKQQNQGQMCGWQAAAAAPASTTTAPAAPR
- a CDS encoding phosphoethanolamine transferase yields the protein MSTWLPEPRRRSGLRALTWSTRPTVSTEALVLLSSLFFAFVCNQLFWRTAMATHPGSIGFGISLMALLVAVHALLLGIVVWRWNAKPLLTLLLFTTALAAHYMDSYNVYLDADMLRNVLHTDHKESRELLTPGLILPLLCYFLIPSALLWRTRLRARSVGKAFLVRAGFLLVVALVGAAGTMLSSQDISALMRNHREVRYLATPINYIVALRQNLKSDSPMKRAPKQPIEHDATATPRAPGSRPRLLLVVLGETARAQNWGLNGYARQTTPELAQTGVINFPDMHSCGTSTEVSVPCMFSPYGRRDYNEDMIRGHQSFLHVLEHAGISTLWRDNQSGCKGVCDGLELQTLDDATTPGLCADGRCMDEILLSDLAAQVRAKPGDRVVVLHQLGSHGPSYFERYPAQFERFKPVCKTADLGSCSRQDIVNAYDNSLLYTDHFLNQAIYTLRGLQDYDTAMIYLSDHGESLGEKGLYLHGVPYAIAPKEQTHVPMVMWFSPEFARDRGLDEACLRHRAGQYTDQDALFSSVLGLMQVKTSVYASERDLFAKCTGTTTLR
- a CDS encoding phosphatase PAP2 family protein, with amino-acid sequence MTTLPSHVPTVAHTASGLEAHFFVRHLWLPLACVLLASALLMGAGGDQWIADVLYRVEGGHWLLKDHWFTSGVIHRVGKWLSTAAGVGVLVLAIVAWCRPRLKVLRWPLTYLAASVALSTSLVSMLKSWTAMDCPWDLSRYGGTQAMIGLFESRHGIAASGCFPAGHASAGYAWVALYFCALALRPAWRFAGLFIGLAAGLIFGVAQQLRGAHFLSHDLWSLAVCWVSALALYCVMLQRPRRVLGLMLLTGNAA